A window of the Streptomyces luomodiensis genome harbors these coding sequences:
- a CDS encoding SDR family NAD(P)-dependent oxidoreductase, whose protein sequence is MRHVLITGAAGGIGSATAEAFAGQGAFLTLTDRDHDALRATASRFGTSAATRAADLTDPGAATALVQESWAAHGPVDVLVNAAGIYPSLDMADVDAAAWDRLFAVNARAPVLTTAALARLAMAEGRPGCVVNISSGSALRSRPGGGPYASSKAALEMATRAAALELGGHAIRVNAVSPGFVLVDSDCNPVSAEYAKAISVNPLGRPGTPEDIARAVCWLAGPDASWITGEVLRVDGGSSTGALHLPRIWQSDDTRATAAPAPVAAVPTTEEHAR, encoded by the coding sequence ATGCGGCACGTTCTCATCACCGGCGCCGCGGGCGGTATCGGCAGCGCGACCGCCGAGGCGTTCGCCGGCCAGGGTGCGTTCCTGACGCTCACCGACCGCGACCACGACGCACTCCGGGCCACCGCCTCCCGCTTCGGCACGAGCGCCGCGACCCGGGCCGCCGACCTGACCGATCCCGGCGCGGCGACCGCCCTCGTCCAAGAGTCCTGGGCGGCGCACGGTCCGGTGGACGTCCTGGTCAACGCGGCGGGCATCTACCCCTCCCTGGACATGGCCGACGTCGACGCGGCCGCCTGGGACCGGCTGTTCGCCGTCAACGCGCGCGCCCCCGTCCTGACGACCGCGGCACTCGCCCGCCTCGCCATGGCGGAAGGCCGGCCCGGCTGCGTCGTCAACATCTCCTCCGGCTCGGCCCTGCGCTCACGCCCGGGGGGCGGACCGTACGCCAGCTCGAAGGCGGCCCTCGAAATGGCCACCCGGGCCGCCGCCCTCGAACTGGGCGGACACGCCATCCGCGTCAACGCGGTCAGCCCCGGCTTCGTCCTGGTCGACAGCGACTGCAATCCCGTCTCCGCCGAGTACGCCAAGGCCATCAGCGTCAACCCGCTGGGCCGCCCCGGAACGCCCGAGGACATCGCCCGCGCCGTGTGCTGGCTCGCGGGACCCGACGCCTCCTGGATCACGGGGGAGGTCCTCCGCGTCGACGGCGGGTCGAGCACCGGAGCCCTCCACCTTCCCCGGATCTGGCAGTCCGACGACACCCGCGCCACCGCGGCCCCCGCACCCGTGGCGGCCGTCCCCACGACAGAGGAACACGCCCGATGA
- a CDS encoding MFS transporter, translating to MSAGSRKEEGGVSAPGKLRATQRKAIVAGTIGNTVEWVDWALYSIFAKIIADEFFPKGDGAVALLSTLAVFAVGFVMRPVGAAVLGAYADRHGRKKGMTLTVALMAGAGFVIAITPSYEQIGVLSPLLLLIARLVQGFSAGGEFGSSSAFLVESAARGRRAFAGSWQQVSVAGGVLIASLLGTLTTSALSDGALHSWGWRVAFVFGGLLGLVGLWLRVSVEDTESFARTQGSGRTRSNPVKAMLVEHPAATLRVAGITIAGTLTYYIWVNYLPTYANLTTGIPLKTALLSQTLCLIVFVVALPFAGVLSDRIGRKPTMAGFAGGFVVLAWPLLHLLGNSFLSLFLVQLVGMLLILGYSANCAVIMAEQFPAEVRATGIALPYALAVAVFGGTAPYITTWMHESGHSDLLWIYVCAASLISLVVYLTMPETKDKDFT from the coding sequence ATGTCCGCCGGGTCCCGGAAAGAAGAGGGCGGCGTGTCCGCCCCGGGGAAACTGCGTGCCACTCAGCGCAAGGCCATCGTCGCAGGCACCATCGGCAACACCGTCGAGTGGGTGGACTGGGCGCTGTACTCGATCTTCGCGAAGATCATCGCGGATGAGTTCTTCCCCAAGGGGGACGGCGCGGTCGCCCTGCTGTCGACTCTCGCCGTGTTCGCGGTCGGGTTCGTCATGCGCCCGGTCGGTGCCGCCGTGCTCGGCGCCTACGCCGACCGCCACGGCCGCAAGAAGGGCATGACGCTCACCGTGGCCCTGATGGCGGGAGCCGGCTTCGTGATCGCCATCACCCCCTCCTACGAGCAGATCGGTGTCCTCTCGCCGCTGCTCCTGCTCATCGCCCGCCTGGTGCAGGGCTTCTCCGCCGGCGGCGAGTTCGGTTCGTCCTCCGCCTTCCTCGTCGAGTCCGCAGCCCGGGGCCGCCGGGCCTTCGCCGGGTCCTGGCAGCAGGTGTCGGTCGCCGGCGGTGTCCTGATCGCCTCCCTCCTGGGCACCCTCACCACCTCGGCGCTCAGCGACGGGGCGCTGCACTCCTGGGGCTGGCGCGTCGCGTTCGTCTTCGGAGGACTGCTGGGACTGGTGGGTCTGTGGCTGCGCGTCTCAGTCGAGGACACCGAGTCCTTCGCTCGGACCCAGGGCAGCGGCCGCACCCGCAGCAATCCCGTCAAGGCGATGCTCGTCGAGCATCCGGCAGCCACCCTGCGCGTCGCCGGCATCACGATCGCCGGCACGCTCACCTACTACATCTGGGTCAACTACCTGCCCACGTACGCGAATCTGACCACCGGCATCCCGCTGAAGACGGCACTGCTCTCCCAGACCCTGTGCCTGATCGTCTTCGTGGTCGCGCTGCCCTTCGCCGGAGTGCTCTCGGACCGGATCGGACGCAAGCCGACGATGGCCGGCTTCGCCGGCGGGTTCGTCGTCCTGGCCTGGCCGCTGCTGCACCTGCTCGGCAACAGCTTCCTGAGCCTGTTCCTGGTCCAGCTCGTGGGCATGCTGCTCATCCTCGGCTACTCCGCCAACTGCGCCGTCATCATGGCCGAGCAGTTCCCCGCGGAGGTCCGGGCCACCGGCATCGCCCTGCCCTACGCACTGGCCGTCGCCGTCTTCGGCGGCACGGCGCCGTACATCACGACGTGGATGCACGAGAGCGGCCACAGCGACCTGCTGTGGATCTACGTGTGCGCGGCATCGCTGATCTCCCTCGTCGTCTACCTCACCATGCCCGAGACCAAGGACAAGGACTTCACGTGA
- a CDS encoding polysaccharide deacetylase family protein translates to MPSEDSSLPAESWRWPETTWRGHVDAVRAGQRLVPNRWPGDARVAVALSFDSDHETIPLRDGETSPGRLAQGEYGARVGAARILNLLAHYGVPTTFFMPAVAALLHPEEARAYTQDGHELAVHGWIHERNMLLGRADERELTARALDTLTTLTGQRPVGIRTPSWDFSESTLAIMLELGFAYDSSLMADDEPYEILAGGRPTGLVEIPVDWIRDDAPYFTMDRYGSVRPYSRPRDVGEIWRDEFDAAYRDGGVFQLTLHPHVIGHRSRLVVLRELLDHITAHHDVWFATHAQLADAARGVLHGSTTARTVPSEHTP, encoded by the coding sequence ATGCCCTCAGAAGACTCCAGCCTGCCCGCAGAGAGCTGGCGCTGGCCCGAGACCACGTGGCGCGGTCACGTCGACGCCGTGCGCGCCGGACAGCGCCTGGTCCCGAACCGCTGGCCCGGCGACGCCCGCGTCGCCGTCGCCCTGTCGTTCGACTCCGACCACGAGACGATCCCCCTGCGCGACGGCGAGACCAGTCCCGGCCGACTGGCCCAGGGCGAATACGGCGCCCGCGTCGGCGCGGCGAGAATCCTGAACCTGCTGGCGCACTACGGCGTCCCCACCACGTTCTTCATGCCGGCCGTCGCCGCCCTCCTCCACCCCGAGGAAGCCCGCGCGTACACCCAGGACGGGCACGAGCTGGCCGTACACGGCTGGATCCACGAGCGGAACATGCTCCTGGGCCGCGCGGACGAGCGGGAGCTGACCGCTCGCGCCCTGGACACCCTCACGACGCTGACCGGGCAGCGTCCGGTCGGCATCCGGACTCCCTCCTGGGACTTCTCCGAGTCCACCCTCGCGATCATGCTCGAGCTCGGGTTCGCCTACGACTCCTCGCTCATGGCCGACGACGAGCCCTACGAGATCCTCGCCGGCGGGCGCCCCACCGGTCTGGTCGAGATCCCCGTCGACTGGATCCGGGACGACGCGCCGTACTTCACGATGGATCGCTACGGGTCCGTCCGCCCCTACAGCCGGCCCCGCGACGTAGGGGAGATCTGGCGGGACGAGTTCGACGCCGCCTACCGCGACGGCGGAGTCTTCCAGCTCACGCTGCACCCGCACGTCATCGGTCACCGCTCACGCCTGGTGGTACTGCGCGAACTGCTCGACCACATCACCGCGCACCACGACGTCTGGTTCGCCACCCACGCCCAGCTCGCCGACGCCGCCCGCGGCGTGCTGCACGGCTCCACCACCGCCCGTACCGTCCCCTCGGAGCACACGCCATGA